One segment of Anastrepha obliqua isolate idAnaObli1 chromosome 3, idAnaObli1_1.0, whole genome shotgun sequence DNA contains the following:
- the LOC129241808 gene encoding uncharacterized protein LOC129241808 has protein sequence MELAKRTVALLFALICLLAAVQAGLLQSKARSRPEESVTIATLGTTGTYSTPLYINTTESPINGTTEGPVTSSIPPNTTTPALPSTTDAPPPENGTGVVVHGDCAFDVNGDLNDPAPIFMSPNRLEWIQPNSAGVVVLSNGAYVDMYCSVSFMAPFTNRTKVTAQCLQKQYFLVDGLIYPFSNFSCTSWPAHTARRTGRLCNGGTDLLEVGFELEVGFLQTMDVCHDEVNEVTRYVHHVLNPASASYQHGVTRPSFITGDFYAGKNVDNLYTKVKQNETISQILGMDASPYFNDSINVYMARGHLAAKTDFIFGAAHKATFYFVNAAPQWQTFNGGNWERIEDSMRRYATDQALTLDCYTGIWGVSTLPDVNGVEQELYLAFDENNNGLIPVPKLYFRVVIDRESRKGIVLLGVNNPHLTVEEIQSDYVICKDVGKRIDWIAWDKENLMKGYSYACGVDDFTQVVKDLPLEDLYTTGLLGVEELKIENIPIWEEH, from the coding sequence ATGGAGTTGGCCAAAAGAACGGTAGCGCTTCTTTTCGCGCTAATTTGTTTATTAGCCGCAGTACAGGCCGGCCTACTGCAATCAAAGGCGCGCAGCAGACCTGAAGAATCCGTTACCATAGCCACACTGGGTACTACAGGCACATATTCCACACCCCTATACATTAACACAACTGAAAGTCCAATTAATGGCACCACCGAAGGACCAGTTACCAGCAGCATTCCGCCAAACACAACCACACCTGCACTACCATCAACTACCGATGCGCCACCACCGGAAAATGGAACGGGCGTGGTGGTGCATGGCGACTGCGCATTCGATGTGAATGGAGATCTCAACGATCCAGCACCAATATTCATGTCACCTAACCGCCTCGAATGGATACAGCCTAATTCAGCTGGTGTAGTCGTATTGTCCAATGGTGCCTACGTCGACATGTACTGCAGCGTATCGTTTATGGCGCCATTTACCAATCGCACCAAAGTCACAGCACAGTGCCTGCAAAAGCAATACTTCCTAGTAGATGGATTGATTTATCCGTTCTCAAATTTTAGCTGCACCAGTTGGCCTGCGCATACGGCACGTCGCACCGGACGGCTCTGCAATGGTGGCACTGATCTGCTAGAAGTTGGCTTCGAGCTCGAAGTGGGTTTTCTACAAACAATGGATGTTTGCCACGATGAAGTGAATGAAGTGACGCGTTATGTACATCATGTACTAAATCCCGCCAGCGCCAGCTACCAACATGGTGTCACGCGTCCAAGTTTCATTACTGGCGACTTCTATGCGGGCAAAAACGTTGATAATCTCTACACGAAGGTGAAGCAGAACGAAACTATTAGTCAGATACTTGGCATGGATGCGTCGCCTTACTTCAATGACAGCATCAATGTGTACATGGCACGTGGACACTTGGCCGCTAAAACTGACTTCATTTTTGGTGCAGCACATAAGGCCACCTTCTATTTTGTGAATGCAGCGCCACAATGGCAGACGTTCAATGGTGGAAATTGGGAGCGCATCGAAGATAGTATGCGCCGTTATGCGACCGATCAGGCATTGACTCTGGACTGCTACACTGGCATTTGGGGTGTTTCTACACTGCCTGATGTTAATGGGGTAGAACAGGAGCTGTATTTGGCATTCGATGAGAACAATAACGGTCTAATACCAGTACCAAAGCTATACTTCCGCGTAGTCATCGATCGTGAGTCACGCAAaggcattgttttgctgggtGTAAATAATCCGCATCTAACAGTGGAGGAAATTCAAAGTGATTATGTGATTTGCAAGGATGTGGGCAAACGTATCGATTGGATTGCCTGGGATAAAGAGAACTTGATGAAAGGTTACTCGTACGCCTGTGGGGTTGATGATTTTACGCAAGTGGTGAAAGATTTGCCGTTGGAAGATTTGTACACCACGGGGCTGTTGGGTGTAGAGGAACTAAAAATCGAGAACATACCAATCTGGGAAGAGCACTAA